A genome region from Hevea brasiliensis isolate MT/VB/25A 57/8 chromosome 9, ASM3005281v1, whole genome shotgun sequence includes the following:
- the LOC110647293 gene encoding AT-rich interactive domain-containing protein 2 isoform X1, whose translation MAGWSMISGDKCALDCCKTPQKKLQPKGLLFALDPFSQLAGLKTEPDAKLRCQFDKCLNFFRKEICALDVAFPPMFGDGQSVDLFKLFLIVRQKGGYDAVSNKCLWDVVAEESGLGPNLASSVKLVYAKYLDALEKWLERCVDEKNSKSKSSDIINSKTKLSDSGADVGGVSMELGSEFKGLLSEIMDWKSVLNVSAEVDSNGDEKCIVDDEESVHIDNGKSVVDFVEIGKLGYNVAKSTTIDSFSDGDNRCKDVQKDLQSNLTSVKVCDEEEVKSAMVEMDGSKKDDNGDENDVMVLDLDAVEESISSYERKRESMCRVLSWITGIARNPCDPVVVPLPERSKWESYGNEELWKKVLLVREALFLRRHVDSGAENSFCQKNRKMHPCMYDDQVGSAYNFRERLKSSKKLLHSKTVFQAQACSQLSSSTTETDSYSRKKGIFNGDSSTKYSVVDLPVEKSIPLGPDFQAEVPEWTGVVSESNSKWAGTRVWPLEKVDNRIVIEREPVGKGRNDSCGCEVPKSVECVRFHIAERRLRMKCELGAAFHHWRFDKMGEDVKHSWTEEEGRKFKAIVRLNPPSLDKCFWDEIFKFFPTKGKEALVSYYFNVFLLQRRAQQNRLTPNNIDSDDDESECGLVTNSSKREAAPKSPGSLLYSAKKPRKSV comes from the exons ATGGCAGGGTGGTCGATGATTTCTGGTGATAAGTGCGCCTTAGATTGCTGCAAAACCCCACAGAAGAAGCTCCAGCCAAAAGGGCTTCTGTTCGCTCTTGACCCGTtttcacaactggctggattaaaAACCGAACCCGATGCCAAGCTTCGATGCCAATTTGATAAGTGTTTAAATTTTTTCCGGAAAGAAATCTGTGCCCTAGATGTTGCATTCCCTCCAATGTTTGGAGATGGACAATCTGTGGATTtgtttaaattgtttttgattgtGAGGCAGAAGGGTGGTTATGATGCCGTTTCTAATAAATGTTTGTGGGATGTGGTGGCTGAAGAGTCTGGATTGGGCCCAAACCTTGCATCTTCTGTGAAATTGGTTTATGCCAAGTATTTGGATGCATTGGAGAAATGGTTAGAGAGATGTGTTGATGAaaagaattcaaaatccaaatcaaGTGATATCATCAACTCAAAAACCAAACTGAGTGATAGTGGCGCAGATGTGGGTGGGGTTTCAATGGAGTTAGGGTCCGAGTTTAAGGGGTTGTTGTCAGAGATAATGGATTGGAAATCTGTACTGAATGTGAGTGCTGAGGTGGATTCAAATGGGGATGAGAAGTGCATTGTTGATGATGAAGAATCTGTGCACATAGACAATGGAAAGAGTGTTGTTGATTTTGTTGAAATTGGGAAGTTAGGCTATAATGTGGCAAAGAGCACTACCATTGATTCTTTTTCTGATGGGGACAATAGATGTAAAGATGTTCAGAAAGACCTGCAATCCAATTTAACAAGTGTGAAGGTTTGTGATGAGGAAGAGGTGAAGAGTGCAATGGTGGAAATGGATGGGAGCAAGAAAGATGACAATGGTGATGAAAATGATGTTATGGTATTAGATTTGGACGCTGTTGAGGAATCCATTTCCAGCTATGAAAGGAAAAGGGAGTCCATGTGTAGAGTGCTGAGCTGGATTACTGGGATTGCAAGGAATCCATGTGATCCTGTAGTTGTTCCGTTACCAGAGAGGTCAAAGTGGGAGTCTTATGGGAATGAGGAATTATGGAAGAAGGTTTTGTTGGTTCGGGAGGCATTGTTTCTGAGAAGGCATGTTGATTCAGGTGCTGAAAATTCCTTTTGCCAG AAAAATCGGAAGATGCACCCATGCATGTATGACGATCAAGTTGGATCTGCTTACAATTTCAGAGAGAGGTTAAAAAGTAGCAAGAAGCTGCTACATAGCAAAACAGTGTTTCAGGCACAGGCTTGTTCACAGTTGTCTTCCTCAACCACTGAAACCGACTCATACTCTCGCAAAAAAGGGATTTTCAATGGTGATTCCTCAACAAAATATTCAGTGGTTGACCTTCCAGTTGAAAAGTCAATTCCCTTGGGCCCAGATTTTCAGGCTGAAGTGCCAGAATGGACTGGTGTTGTCTCTGAAAGCAACTCAAAGTGGGCTGGGACACGGGTTTGGCCACTGGAAAAAGTGGATAACAGAATAGTTATTGAACGAGAACCTGTTGGTAAGGGAAGGAATGATTCATGTGGTTGTGAAGTGCCAAAATCTGTAGAATGTGTCAGATTTCACATTGCTGAGAGAAGGTTGAGGATGAAGTGTGAATTGGGTGCAGCTTTCCATCATTGGAGGTTTGATAAAATGGGTGAAGACGTTAAACATTCCTGGACAGAAGAAGAAGGGAGAAAATTTAAGGCTATAGTGCGGTTAAATCCTCCATCTCTTGACAAGTGTTTTTGGGATGAGATATTCAAATTTTTTCCTACGAAGGGAAAGGAAGCTCTGGTGAGCTACTACTTTAATGTATTTCTTTTGCAGCGCAGAGCACAACAGAATAGGCTAACTCCAAATAACATTGATAGTGATGATGATGAATCAGAATGTGGATTAGTGACTAATAGTTCTAAGCGTGAAGCAGCACCCAAGTCACCAGGCTCCCTCCTATATTCTGCAAAGAAGCCTCGTAAAAGTGTTTAG
- the LOC110647293 gene encoding AT-rich interactive domain-containing protein 2 isoform X2 produces the protein MISGDKCALDCCKTPQKKLQPKGLLFALDPFSQLAGLKTEPDAKLRCQFDKCLNFFRKEICALDVAFPPMFGDGQSVDLFKLFLIVRQKGGYDAVSNKCLWDVVAEESGLGPNLASSVKLVYAKYLDALEKWLERCVDEKNSKSKSSDIINSKTKLSDSGADVGGVSMELGSEFKGLLSEIMDWKSVLNVSAEVDSNGDEKCIVDDEESVHIDNGKSVVDFVEIGKLGYNVAKSTTIDSFSDGDNRCKDVQKDLQSNLTSVKVCDEEEVKSAMVEMDGSKKDDNGDENDVMVLDLDAVEESISSYERKRESMCRVLSWITGIARNPCDPVVVPLPERSKWESYGNEELWKKVLLVREALFLRRHVDSGAENSFCQKNRKMHPCMYDDQVGSAYNFRERLKSSKKLLHSKTVFQAQACSQLSSSTTETDSYSRKKGIFNGDSSTKYSVVDLPVEKSIPLGPDFQAEVPEWTGVVSESNSKWAGTRVWPLEKVDNRIVIEREPVGKGRNDSCGCEVPKSVECVRFHIAERRLRMKCELGAAFHHWRFDKMGEDVKHSWTEEEGRKFKAIVRLNPPSLDKCFWDEIFKFFPTKGKEALVSYYFNVFLLQRRAQQNRLTPNNIDSDDDESECGLVTNSSKREAAPKSPGSLLYSAKKPRKSV, from the exons ATGATTTCTGGTGATAAGTGCGCCTTAGATTGCTGCAAAACCCCACAGAAGAAGCTCCAGCCAAAAGGGCTTCTGTTCGCTCTTGACCCGTtttcacaactggctggattaaaAACCGAACCCGATGCCAAGCTTCGATGCCAATTTGATAAGTGTTTAAATTTTTTCCGGAAAGAAATCTGTGCCCTAGATGTTGCATTCCCTCCAATGTTTGGAGATGGACAATCTGTGGATTtgtttaaattgtttttgattgtGAGGCAGAAGGGTGGTTATGATGCCGTTTCTAATAAATGTTTGTGGGATGTGGTGGCTGAAGAGTCTGGATTGGGCCCAAACCTTGCATCTTCTGTGAAATTGGTTTATGCCAAGTATTTGGATGCATTGGAGAAATGGTTAGAGAGATGTGTTGATGAaaagaattcaaaatccaaatcaaGTGATATCATCAACTCAAAAACCAAACTGAGTGATAGTGGCGCAGATGTGGGTGGGGTTTCAATGGAGTTAGGGTCCGAGTTTAAGGGGTTGTTGTCAGAGATAATGGATTGGAAATCTGTACTGAATGTGAGTGCTGAGGTGGATTCAAATGGGGATGAGAAGTGCATTGTTGATGATGAAGAATCTGTGCACATAGACAATGGAAAGAGTGTTGTTGATTTTGTTGAAATTGGGAAGTTAGGCTATAATGTGGCAAAGAGCACTACCATTGATTCTTTTTCTGATGGGGACAATAGATGTAAAGATGTTCAGAAAGACCTGCAATCCAATTTAACAAGTGTGAAGGTTTGTGATGAGGAAGAGGTGAAGAGTGCAATGGTGGAAATGGATGGGAGCAAGAAAGATGACAATGGTGATGAAAATGATGTTATGGTATTAGATTTGGACGCTGTTGAGGAATCCATTTCCAGCTATGAAAGGAAAAGGGAGTCCATGTGTAGAGTGCTGAGCTGGATTACTGGGATTGCAAGGAATCCATGTGATCCTGTAGTTGTTCCGTTACCAGAGAGGTCAAAGTGGGAGTCTTATGGGAATGAGGAATTATGGAAGAAGGTTTTGTTGGTTCGGGAGGCATTGTTTCTGAGAAGGCATGTTGATTCAGGTGCTGAAAATTCCTTTTGCCAG AAAAATCGGAAGATGCACCCATGCATGTATGACGATCAAGTTGGATCTGCTTACAATTTCAGAGAGAGGTTAAAAAGTAGCAAGAAGCTGCTACATAGCAAAACAGTGTTTCAGGCACAGGCTTGTTCACAGTTGTCTTCCTCAACCACTGAAACCGACTCATACTCTCGCAAAAAAGGGATTTTCAATGGTGATTCCTCAACAAAATATTCAGTGGTTGACCTTCCAGTTGAAAAGTCAATTCCCTTGGGCCCAGATTTTCAGGCTGAAGTGCCAGAATGGACTGGTGTTGTCTCTGAAAGCAACTCAAAGTGGGCTGGGACACGGGTTTGGCCACTGGAAAAAGTGGATAACAGAATAGTTATTGAACGAGAACCTGTTGGTAAGGGAAGGAATGATTCATGTGGTTGTGAAGTGCCAAAATCTGTAGAATGTGTCAGATTTCACATTGCTGAGAGAAGGTTGAGGATGAAGTGTGAATTGGGTGCAGCTTTCCATCATTGGAGGTTTGATAAAATGGGTGAAGACGTTAAACATTCCTGGACAGAAGAAGAAGGGAGAAAATTTAAGGCTATAGTGCGGTTAAATCCTCCATCTCTTGACAAGTGTTTTTGGGATGAGATATTCAAATTTTTTCCTACGAAGGGAAAGGAAGCTCTGGTGAGCTACTACTTTAATGTATTTCTTTTGCAGCGCAGAGCACAACAGAATAGGCTAACTCCAAATAACATTGATAGTGATGATGATGAATCAGAATGTGGATTAGTGACTAATAGTTCTAAGCGTGAAGCAGCACCCAAGTCACCAGGCTCCCTCCTATATTCTGCAAAGAAGCCTCGTAAAAGTGTTTAG